The Chryseolinea soli genome contains a region encoding:
- the radA gene encoding DNA repair protein RadA: MAKTKTTFFCQSCGYESAKWLGKCPSCSAWNTFVEEVITKDEGPKTEWRQESTRSKAIKAKTLNEIESTEEIRIHSIDEELNRVLGGGIVPGSLVLIGGEPGIGKSTLMLQVGLLLKKQRVLYVSGEESEQQIKMRAERLGSTSENFYILTETNTKSIFLAIETVEPDVLIIDSIQTLHSAQLDSTAGSIGQVRQCTGELMKFAKETATPVFLIGHITKDGILAGPKVLEHMVDTVLQFEGDRHLAYRILRTTKNRFGSTSEIGIYEMLGTGLREVSNPSEILISQKDGPISGVTIGATIEGNRPLLIEIQSLVSPASYGTPQRTPTGFDQKRLNMLLAVLEKRCGFRMGTQDVFLNMAGGIKVEDPAIDLAVCISIISSMEEISISDKICFAAEVGLGGELRAVNKIDQRISEAEKLGFQEIYISKYSQKAIGLKNTKIVVKSFGKLTEVFQDLFG; the protein is encoded by the coding sequence ATGGCGAAAACTAAAACAACCTTTTTTTGTCAATCCTGTGGCTACGAGTCGGCCAAATGGCTTGGAAAATGTCCTTCGTGCAGCGCCTGGAACACGTTCGTGGAGGAAGTGATCACAAAAGACGAAGGCCCCAAAACAGAGTGGCGTCAGGAGTCGACGCGGTCCAAGGCCATAAAGGCAAAGACGCTAAACGAAATTGAATCCACGGAGGAGATCCGCATCCACTCCATCGATGAAGAACTAAACCGGGTATTGGGTGGCGGCATTGTTCCGGGATCGCTCGTACTCATCGGAGGCGAGCCTGGTATTGGCAAATCCACGCTCATGTTGCAAGTGGGCTTGCTGTTGAAAAAGCAACGGGTGCTCTATGTGTCAGGCGAGGAAAGCGAACAGCAGATCAAGATGCGCGCCGAACGATTGGGCAGCACATCGGAGAACTTTTATATCCTGACAGAGACCAACACGAAGAGCATTTTTTTAGCGATCGAAACCGTAGAGCCCGACGTCCTGATCATCGACTCCATTCAAACATTGCATTCGGCACAACTGGATTCCACTGCCGGCAGCATCGGGCAAGTGCGGCAATGCACGGGCGAGTTGATGAAGTTTGCCAAGGAAACGGCCACGCCCGTATTTCTGATCGGTCACATCACGAAAGACGGCATCCTGGCCGGCCCCAAAGTCCTGGAGCACATGGTCGACACCGTACTGCAATTTGAAGGTGACCGCCATTTGGCCTATCGCATTTTGCGAACGACCAAGAATCGCTTCGGTTCCACGTCGGAGATCGGCATCTATGAAATGTTGGGCACGGGATTGCGCGAGGTGAGCAATCCTTCCGAAATACTCATATCACAAAAAGACGGACCCATCAGTGGCGTCACCATTGGTGCAACCATTGAAGGCAACCGGCCCCTGCTCATCGAAATACAATCGCTGGTAAGTCCGGCGTCCTATGGCACACCGCAGCGTACGCCTACCGGTTTTGATCAGAAGCGTTTGAACATGCTGCTGGCCGTGCTCGAAAAACGCTGCGGCTTTCGCATGGGCACACAGGATGTTTTTCTCAACATGGCGGGTGGCATTAAAGTGGAAGACCCGGCCATTGACCTGGCAGTGTGCATCTCCATCATCTCGTCGATGGAGGAGATCTCCATATCCGATAAAATTTGTTTTGCGGCCGAGGTCGGATTGGGTGGCGAGCTGCGGGCGGTAAACAAAATTGACCAGCGCATCTCCGAAGCGGAGAAGCTGGGCTTTCAGGAAATCTATATTTCAAAATATAGCCAGAAGGCGATTGGGTTGAAGAACACAAAAATTGTCGTCAAGTCATTCGGGAAACTGACGGAAGTTTTTCAGGACCTGTTTGGTTAA
- a CDS encoding DUF6263 family protein: MRRLGFVLIILAASAFTFPAKDVKLEYVFKVGDEYTLNQTTNQTIKQTIMGMDQVAENLISGQMKYKVTAVTETGAKLEMQFLKLKSSLKSVMGEKAMDTEGDSENAENKVLKSMMNKVVLVSISKQGIVEVENSDNLWTGMNDLGLDEATLAQMKIVMEQMMGKKSLKNSLEQAMVYYTDKKVKQGDTWFSKNAFPMDFPIETNNTWSLASLAGDAAKVNGDATFATLDKNKTVNMPGGIQAKMDLAGKQATKADVNAKTGWPTEIRISSTLKGKMTLLAGGMIPTDMDVPMEILTQITYTIVKK, translated from the coding sequence ATGAGAAGACTTGGTTTCGTTTTGATAATTCTGGCAGCGTCGGCCTTTACGTTTCCGGCGAAGGATGTGAAGTTGGAATATGTTTTTAAAGTGGGCGACGAATACACGCTGAATCAAACCACAAATCAAACCATTAAGCAGACCATTATGGGCATGGACCAGGTTGCTGAAAATTTGATCTCGGGACAAATGAAATATAAAGTGACTGCTGTCACCGAAACGGGAGCAAAGCTGGAGATGCAATTTTTGAAACTAAAGTCCAGCCTCAAATCGGTTATGGGTGAAAAGGCGATGGACACGGAAGGCGATAGCGAAAACGCGGAGAATAAAGTTTTGAAATCGATGATGAACAAGGTTGTCCTGGTCAGCATCAGCAAACAGGGGATCGTGGAAGTAGAAAATTCAGACAACCTCTGGACCGGCATGAACGACCTCGGCCTGGATGAGGCTACCTTGGCGCAAATGAAAATTGTCATGGAGCAAATGATGGGAAAAAAATCACTGAAGAACAGCCTGGAACAAGCGATGGTGTATTACACCGACAAGAAAGTTAAGCAAGGCGACACCTGGTTCTCAAAAAATGCCTTCCCCATGGATTTTCCGATCGAAACCAACAACACCTGGAGCCTCGCCAGCCTGGCCGGCGATGCGGCGAAGGTGAATGGCGACGCGACCTTTGCCACCCTCGACAAAAACAAAACCGTGAACATGCCGGGCGGCATTCAGGCCAAGATGGATCTGGCGGGCAAACAAGCTACAAAGGCAGACGTGAATGCCAAGACAGGATGGCCCACCGAAATACGTATTTCCTCGACATTAAAAGGTAAAATGACCCTCCTGGCCGGTGGCATGATTCCAACAGACATGGACGTTCCCATGGAGATCTTAACACAGATCACCTACACCATCGTGAAGAAATAA